A stretch of the Chitiniphilus purpureus genome encodes the following:
- a CDS encoding MBG domain-containing protein — protein MRPPSMNHVYRLIWSTRLGCFVAVAEFARAGGKAARCRVLGAVAATLLGVPAVWAEPLPTGAQITQGAAQLSRQADTLTIRQDTGKLVTNWQSFDIGAGHTVQFVQPSAAAVALNRVVGAGVSNIQGALRANGQVFLLNPNGILFSPTAQVDVAGLVASTLSLSDHDFLAGRYRFEGSGSGSVTNQGLLRTATGGTVALIAAKVVNTGRIETPQGQTLLASGSTVTLDIGGPVQLEVERGVLDGLVENGGAILADGGKVLLTAKAADQLARSVVNQTGLIQARTLASGERGEIVLLGDLQHGELHATGRLDASAPNGGDGGFIETSAARVDTGALQIDAGAAHGQGGEWLIDPFDYNINVTAAANIAGALNTGTSVTVSTVTSNPVYGGGAAGSGDITVASPISKTAGGNATLTLRADRSITVSSPITATVGQLGLTLSAANNSSSAVGGVAINANLASNGGRIMIGGAGGSITTAQANGIGYAINSSASTPAVRVGTNVSIGSAGGTIVLNGHTTATTPSYDATKAGVYVLSGATIDSGGGNLYINATSSGDAREFAFGVEGNSGTVTTFRTGATSGNIVVNVNNTQNVLGSLGLVNNGNQARIQFWAPSVAHMLFRLNGNNQAAQFTQSPPCHPGYPNCGTMVIPGGNNSYTYAGYNVVNMAMLPIYVFTGSGSRTYDGTTSTAGLPTPTSLGGPGGFTVTALGPLVFNTPGKNAGSYTELVSSSNNPANYQGISYAVAYFNQGTYTVSPKALTNFAATNKVYDGTTAAAVTSSDLVVGDSITLNATGSFAQANVGNGINVNITGVTLAGADAGNYTVGGFGGINTTANITPAALTVTANADSKTYDALAYSGGNGVSYSGFVNGETAAVLGGTLSYGGTAQGAVNAGSYGITPQGLTAGNYTLSFVPGTLSVSPATLTYTANVASRSYGGTNPAFTGSVTGLVGGETLAGATSGSLAFSSPATATSNVGSYAINGGGLTANHGNYVFAQAAGNATALTINPAALTVTANADSKTYDALAYSGGNGVSYSGFVNGETTAVLGGTLSYGGTAQGAVNAGSYGITPQGLTAGNYTLSFVPGTLSVSPATLTYTANVASRSYGGTNPAFTGSVTGLVGGETLAGATSGSLAFSSPASATSNVGSHAINGGGLTANHGNYVFAQAAGNASALTINPAALTVTANADSKTYDALAYSGGNGVSYSGFVNGETAAVLGGTLSYGGTAQGAVNAGSYGITPQGLTAGNYTLSFVPGTLNVSPATLTYTANVASRSYGGTNPAFTGSVTGLVGGETLAGATSGSLAFSSPASATSNVGSHAINGGGLTANHGNYVFAQAAGNASALTINPAALTVTANADSKTYDALAYSGGNGVSYSGFVNGETAAVLGGTLSYGGTAQGAVNVGSYGITPQGLTAGNYTLSFVPGTLSVSPATLTYTANVASRSYGGTNPAFTGSVTGLVGGETLAGATSGSLAFSSPASATSNVGSYAINGGGLTANHGNYVFAQAAGNATALTINPAALTVTANADSKTYDALAYSGGNGVSYSGFVNGETAAVLGGTLSYGGTAQGAVNVGSYSIVPQGLTAANYALTFLPGALTITPTHLQVITGALTGTATKVYDGTTVATLAPANYLLTGFVGSDGATVTKTSGSYADRNAGSGKLVSVSLARSDFAPAGATDLANYVLPTSVTGSIGTITPAPLTVTANAASKTYDALAYSGGNGVSYSGFVNGETAAVLGGTLSYGGTAQGAVNAGSYGITPQGLTAGNYTLSFVPGTLSVTPATLTYTANVASRSYGGTNPAFTGSVTGLVGGETLAGATSGSLAFSSPATATSNVGSYAINGGGLTANHGNYVFTQAAGNASALTITPAALTVTANADSKTYDALAYSGGNGVSYSGFVNGETAAVLGGTLSYGGTAQGAVNVGSYGIAPQGLTAGNYTLSFVPGTLNVNPATLTYTANVASRSYGGTNPAFTGSVTGLVGGETLAGATSGSLAFSSPASATSNVGSHAINGGGLTANHGNYVFAQAAGNASALTINPAALTVTANADSKTYDALAYSGGNGVSYSGFVNGETAAVLGGALSYGGSAQGAVNAGSYSIVPQGLTAANYALTFLPGTLTITPAQLQVITGALTGTATKVYDGTTVATLAPANYLLTGFVGSEGATVTKTSGSYADRNAGSGKLVSVSLARSDFAPAGATDLANYVLPTSVTGPIGTITPAPLVLAATAANKVYDGTTSAPGAPTVMGLMAGDTLTGLTQTYADKNAGVGKTVQVVGGWTLTDGAGGGNYSVTSVASSAGEIGRRAATVSAQSASLMYNGLLQAQPAPATNGFLSGDDVAVGGAASGRNAGVYQSALAVSGVDAGNYDISLNDAALTITPAPLLLTATPVSKTYDGTVVATGTPLVSGLQAGDTIAGLAQAFTDKNAGNGKTVRVTGYTLADGNGGNNYAVTALDATNGAVTPATLTLTAMPVQQIQGAAPVPLTGGVSGFVNGETQETATTGALVFRTIADPASPAGIYAVEGGGLAAVNGNYVFAQAPVNSQAFVVTPAPLVQADTLVTPPVSVPNFPDNAQLVLGRQAITLGGGALNYVPVDATTGAALTVAAGAPSAAVNPAGEEGAAGEGSQTAPTGTAQIAVPSANGPLDVFVLDGGLNVDPAARDEQRDPTS, from the coding sequence ATGCGCCCACCCTCAATGAACCATGTATATCGCCTGATCTGGTCCACCCGTCTCGGCTGCTTTGTCGCAGTCGCCGAATTTGCCCGCGCCGGTGGCAAGGCTGCGCGTTGCCGCGTGCTCGGCGCGGTGGCCGCCACCCTGCTGGGCGTGCCGGCTGTCTGGGCCGAGCCGCTACCTACCGGGGCACAGATCACGCAGGGCGCGGCCCAGCTCAGCCGGCAGGCCGACACGCTGACGATCAGGCAGGATACCGGCAAGCTGGTGACCAACTGGCAGAGCTTCGATATCGGTGCCGGGCATACGGTGCAATTCGTGCAGCCCTCGGCGGCGGCGGTGGCGTTGAACCGGGTGGTCGGCGCCGGCGTGTCGAACATCCAGGGCGCGCTGCGTGCCAATGGGCAGGTGTTCCTGCTCAATCCGAACGGAATCCTGTTCTCGCCCACCGCACAGGTGGATGTCGCCGGCCTTGTCGCTTCGACGCTGTCGCTCTCGGACCATGATTTCCTCGCGGGCCGGTACCGGTTCGAAGGCAGCGGCAGCGGCAGCGTCACCAACCAGGGGCTGCTGCGCACGGCGACAGGCGGCACGGTGGCCCTGATCGCGGCCAAGGTGGTCAATACCGGCCGCATCGAGACGCCGCAGGGGCAGACGCTGCTGGCTTCGGGCAGCACGGTGACGCTGGATATCGGCGGCCCGGTGCAACTGGAGGTCGAGCGCGGTGTGCTCGATGGCCTGGTGGAAAACGGAGGCGCCATCCTGGCCGACGGCGGCAAGGTGCTGCTCACCGCCAAGGCAGCGGACCAGCTGGCGCGGTCCGTGGTGAACCAGACCGGCCTGATCCAGGCACGCACCCTGGCCAGCGGTGAGCGCGGCGAAATCGTGCTGCTCGGCGATCTGCAGCATGGCGAACTGCATGCCACCGGCAGATTGGACGCAAGCGCACCCAATGGTGGCGACGGCGGCTTCATCGAGACGTCCGCGGCGCGGGTCGACACCGGCGCGCTGCAGATCGATGCGGGCGCTGCCCACGGCCAGGGCGGCGAATGGCTGATCGATCCGTTCGACTACAACATCAACGTCACAGCCGCGGCCAATATCGCGGGCGCGCTGAATACGGGAACCAGCGTGACGGTGTCGACGGTGACCAGCAATCCGGTCTATGGCGGCGGCGCCGCCGGCTCGGGCGACATCACGGTGGCCAGCCCGATCAGCAAGACAGCCGGGGGCAACGCCACCCTGACGCTGCGTGCCGACCGCAGCATCACCGTCAGCAGCCCGATCACCGCCACCGTTGGCCAGCTCGGCCTCACCCTGAGCGCGGCCAACAACAGCAGCAGTGCCGTGGGCGGGGTGGCGATCAACGCCAATCTGGCCTCGAATGGCGGGCGCATCATGATCGGCGGCGCCGGCGGGAGCATCACCACGGCGCAGGCGAACGGCATCGGCTACGCGATCAACAGCAGTGCCAGCACACCGGCGGTGCGTGTCGGTACCAATGTGTCGATCGGCTCGGCGGGCGGGACCATCGTCCTCAATGGCCATACCACCGCGACCACGCCGTCGTACGACGCCACCAAGGCGGGGGTCTACGTACTCTCCGGGGCCACGATCGACAGCGGCGGGGGCAATCTCTACATCAACGCCACCAGCTCGGGCGACGCGCGCGAGTTCGCGTTCGGCGTGGAAGGCAACTCCGGCACCGTCACCACGTTCCGCACCGGTGCAACCAGCGGCAACATCGTGGTCAACGTCAACAACACGCAGAACGTGCTGGGCTCGCTCGGTCTGGTGAACAACGGCAACCAGGCGCGCATCCAGTTCTGGGCTCCCAGCGTGGCGCATATGCTGTTCCGGTTGAACGGGAACAACCAGGCGGCCCAGTTCACCCAGAGCCCGCCCTGCCATCCCGGCTATCCCAACTGCGGCACCATGGTCATCCCGGGGGGCAACAACAGTTACACCTACGCTGGCTACAACGTGGTGAACATGGCGATGCTGCCCATCTATGTGTTCACCGGCTCGGGCAGCCGCACCTACGACGGCACCACCTCGACCGCCGGCCTGCCCACGCCGACCTCGCTGGGCGGGCCAGGGGGCTTCACCGTCACTGCGCTGGGACCACTGGTATTCAATACCCCGGGCAAGAACGCCGGTAGCTACACCGAACTGGTCAGCTCGTCCAACAACCCTGCCAACTACCAGGGCATCAGCTACGCGGTGGCCTACTTCAACCAGGGCACCTATACGGTCTCGCCCAAGGCACTGACCAATTTCGCGGCAACGAACAAAGTGTATGACGGCACCACCGCTGCCGCGGTCACCTCGTCCGATCTGGTGGTCGGCGACAGCATCACCCTCAATGCCACCGGCAGCTTTGCGCAGGCAAACGTCGGCAATGGCATCAACGTCAACATCACCGGTGTGACGCTGGCGGGGGCCGACGCGGGCAACTACACGGTGGGTGGCTTCGGCGGCATCAACACCACTGCCAATATCACGCCGGCCGCGCTTACCGTCACCGCCAACGCGGACAGCAAGACCTACGACGCACTGGCCTACAGCGGCGGCAATGGCGTGAGCTACAGCGGCTTCGTCAACGGCGAGACCGCGGCGGTGCTGGGCGGCACGCTCAGCTACGGCGGCACGGCGCAGGGCGCGGTGAATGCGGGCAGCTACGGCATCACGCCGCAGGGGCTCACTGCCGGCAACTACACGCTGTCGTTCGTACCCGGCACGCTCAGTGTCAGCCCGGCCACGCTGACCTATACCGCCAACGTTGCCAGCCGTAGCTACGGCGGCACCAACCCGGCCTTCACCGGCAGCGTCACCGGCCTGGTCGGTGGCGAGACGCTGGCCGGCGCCACCAGCGGCAGCCTGGCCTTCAGCAGCCCGGCCACCGCCACCAGCAACGTCGGCAGCTACGCCATCAACGGCGGCGGGCTGACCGCCAACCACGGCAACTATGTGTTCGCGCAGGCCGCAGGGAATGCCACTGCGCTGACCATCAACCCGGCCGCACTCACCGTCACCGCCAACGCGGACAGCAAGACCTACGACGCACTGGCCTACAGCGGCGGCAATGGCGTGAGCTACAGCGGCTTCGTCAACGGCGAGACCACTGCGGTGCTGGGCGGCACGCTCAGCTACGGCGGCACGGCGCAGGGCGCGGTGAATGCGGGCAGCTACGGCATCACGCCGCAGGGGCTCACTGCCGGCAACTACACGCTGTCGTTCGTACCCGGCACGCTCAGTGTCAGCCCGGCCACGCTGACCTATACCGCCAACGTTGCCAGCCGTAGCTACGGCGGCACCAACCCGGCCTTCACCGGCAGCGTCACCGGCCTGGTCGGCGGCGAGACGCTGGCCGGCGCCACCAGCGGCAGCCTGGCCTTCAGCAGCCCGGCCAGCGCCACCAGCAACGTCGGCAGCCATGCCATCAACGGCGGCGGCTTGACCGCCAACCACGGCAACTATGTGTTCGCGCAGGCCGCGGGCAACGCCAGCGCGCTGACCATCAACCCGGCCGCACTCACCGTCACCGCCAACGCGGACAGCAAGACCTACGACGCATTGGCCTACAGCGGCGGCAACGGCGTGAGCTACAGCGGCTTCGTCAACGGCGAGACCGCTGCGGTGCTGGGCGGCACGCTCAGCTATGGCGGCACGGCACAGGGCGCGGTGAATGCGGGCAGCTACGGCATCACGCCGCAGGGGCTCACCGCTGGCAACTACACGCTGTCGTTCGTACCCGGCACGCTCAATGTCAGCCCGGCCACGCTGACCTATACCGCCAACGTTGCCAGCCGTAGCTACGGCGGCACCAACCCGGCCTTCACCGGCAGCGTCACCGGCCTGGTCGGCGGCGAGACGCTGGCCGGCGCCACCAGCGGCAGCCTGGCCTTCAGCAGCCCGGCCAGCGCCACCAGCAACGTCGGCAGCCATGCCATCAACGGCGGCGGCTTGACCGCCAACCACGGCAACTATGTGTTCGCGCAGGCCGCGGGCAACGCCAGCGCGCTGACCATCAACCCGGCCGCACTCACCGTCACCGCCAACGCGGACAGCAAGACCTACGACGCACTGGCCTACAGCGGCGGCAACGGCGTGAGCTACAGCGGCTTCGTCAACGGCGAGACCGCCGCGGTGCTGGGCGGCACGCTCAGCTATGGTGGCACGGCACAGGGCGCGGTGAATGTGGGCAGCTACGGCATCACGCCGCAGGGGCTCACCGCCGGCAACTACACGCTGTCGTTCGTACCCGGCACGCTCAGTGTCAGCCCGGCCACGCTGACCTATACCGCCAACGTTGCCAGCCGTAGCTACGGCGGCACCAACCCGGCCTTCACCGGCAGCGTCACCGGCCTGGTCGGTGGCGAGACGCTGGCCGGCGCCACCAGCGGCAGCCTGGCCTTCAGCAGCCCGGCCAGCGCCACCAGCAACGTCGGCAGCTACGCCATCAACGGCGGCGGGCTGACCGCCAACCACGGCAACTATGTGTTCGCGCAGGCCGCAGGGAATGCCACTGCGCTGACCATCAACCCGGCCGCACTCACCGTCACCGCCAACGCGGACAGCAAGACCTACGACGCACTGGCCTATAGCGGCGGCAACGGCGTGAGCTACAGCGGCTTCGTCAACGGTGAGACCGCTGCGGTGCTGGGCGGCACGCTCAGCTACGGCGGCACGGCACAGGGCGCGGTGAATGTGGGCAGCTACAGCATCGTGCCGCAGGGGCTTACCGCCGCCAATTACGCGCTGACGTTCCTGCCCGGTGCCTTGACGATCACGCCGACGCATCTGCAGGTGATCACCGGCGCACTGACCGGCACGGCCACCAAGGTGTACGACGGCACCACGGTGGCGACGCTGGCACCGGCCAACTACCTGCTGACCGGCTTCGTGGGCAGTGATGGTGCCACGGTGACCAAGACCAGCGGCAGCTATGCGGACCGGAATGCCGGCAGCGGCAAGCTGGTCAGCGTGAGTCTGGCGCGGAGTGATTTCGCCCCAGCGGGTGCGACCGATCTGGCGAACTATGTGCTGCCGACCAGTGTGACCGGCTCTATCGGTACCATCACCCCGGCGCCGCTCACCGTCACCGCCAACGCGGCCAGCAAGACCTACGATGCACTGGCCTACAGCGGCGGCAATGGTGTGAGCTACAGCGGCTTCGTCAACGGCGAGACCGCCGCGGTGCTGGGCGGCACGCTCAGCTATGGCGGCACGGCACAGGGCGCGGTGAATGCGGGCAGCTACGGCATCACGCCGCAGGGGCTCACCGCTGGCAACTACACGCTGTCGTTCGTACCCGGCACGCTCAGCGTCACCCCGGCCACGCTGACCTACACCGCCAACGTTGCCAGCCGCAGCTATGGCGGCACCAACCCGGCCTTCACCGGCAGCGTCACCGGCCTGGTCGGCGGCGAGACGCTGGCCGGCGCCACCAGCGGCAGCCTGGCCTTCAGCAGCCCGGCCACCGCCACCAGCAACGTCGGCAGCTACGCCATCAACGGCGGCGGCTTGACCGCCAACCACGGCAACTATGTGTTCACACAGGCAGCGGGCAATGCCAGCGCGCTGACCATCACCCCGGCGGCACTCACCGTCACCGCCAACGCGGACAGCAAGACCTACGACGCACTGGCCTACAGCGGCGGCAACGGCGTGAGCTACAGCGGCTTCGTCAACGGCGAGACCGCGGCGGTGCTGGGCGGCACGCTCAGCTATGGCGGCACGGCACAGGGCGCGGTGAATGTGGGCAGCTACGGCATCGCGCCGCAGGGGCTCACCGCCGGCAACTACACGCTGTCGTTCGTACCCGGCACGCTCAATGTCAACCCGGCCACGCTGACCTATACCGCCAACGTTGCCAGCCGCAGCTATGGCGGCACCAACCCGGCCTTCACCGGCAGCGTCACCGGCCTGGTCGGCGGCGAGACGCTGGCCGGCGCCACCAGCGGCAGCCTGGCCTTCAGCAGCCCGGCCAGCGCCACCAGCAACGTCGGCAGCCATGCCATCAACGGCGGCGGCTTGACCGCCAACCACGGCAACTATGTGTTCGCGCAGGCCGCGGGCAACGCCAGCGCGCTGACCATCAACCCGGCCGCACTCACCGTCACCGCCAACGCGGACAGCAAGACCTACGACGCACTGGCCTACAGCGGCGGCAACGGCGTGAGCTACAGCGGCTTCGTCAACGGCGAGACCGCCGCGGTGCTGGGCGGCGCCTTGAGCTACGGCGGCAGCGCGCAGGGCGCGGTGAATGCGGGCAGCTACAGCATCGTGCCGCAGGGGCTCACCGCCGCCAACTATGCACTGACGTTCCTGCCCGGCACCTTGACGATCACGCCGGCGCAACTGCAGGTGATCACCGGTGCGCTGACCGGCACGGCCACCAAGGTGTATGACGGCACCACGGTGGCGACGCTGGCCCCGGCCAACTACCTGCTGACCGGCTTTGTGGGCAGTGAGGGTGCCACGGTGACCAAGACCAGCGGCAGCTATGCGGACCGGAATGCCGGCAGCGGCAAGCTGGTCAGCGTGAGTCTGGCGCGGAGTGATTTCGCGCCAGCGGGTGCGACCGATCTGGCGAACTATGTGCTGCCGACCAGTGTGACCGGCCCTATCGGCACCATCACCCCGGCGCCATTGGTGCTTGCCGCCACCGCCGCCAACAAGGTGTACGACGGCACCACCAGCGCCCCTGGCGCACCGACGGTGATGGGTCTGATGGCGGGGGACACCCTGACCGGTCTGACGCAGACCTATGCGGACAAAAACGCCGGGGTGGGCAAGACGGTGCAGGTGGTGGGTGGCTGGACGCTGACCGATGGCGCCGGCGGCGGCAACTACAGCGTCACCAGCGTGGCCAGCAGCGCCGGCGAGATTGGCCGGCGGGCAGCCACTGTCTCGGCGCAGTCGGCAAGCCTGATGTACAACGGCCTGCTGCAAGCGCAGCCGGCGCCCGCGACCAATGGCTTTCTCAGCGGCGACGACGTGGCCGTGGGCGGCGCGGCCAGCGGTCGCAATGCCGGGGTGTACCAGTCCGCGCTTGCCGTCAGCGGGGTGGACGCAGGCAATTACGACATCAGCCTGAACGATGCGGCACTCACCATCACGCCGGCACCGTTGCTGCTCACTGCCACGCCGGTGAGCAAGACGTATGACGGGACCGTCGTCGCGACCGGCACACCGCTGGTGAGCGGCCTGCAGGCCGGCGATACGATCGCTGGTCTGGCGCAGGCCTTCACCGACAAGAACGCCGGCAATGGCAAGACGGTCCGGGTCACCGGCTACACCCTTGCCGATGGCAACGGCGGCAACAACTATGCGGTGACCGCGCTCGACGCCACCAATGGCGCCGTGACCCCTGCCACGCTGACACTGACCGCGATGCCGGTGCAGCAGATCCAGGGCGCCGCGCCCGTGCCGCTCACCGGAGGTGTCAGCGGCTTTGTGAACGGCGAGACGCAGGAGACCGCGACCACCGGGGCGCTGGTGTTCCGCACCATCGCCGACCCTGCCAGCCCTGCCGGCATCTATGCCGTGGAAGGCGGCGGGTTGGCCGCGGTGAACGGCAACTACGTGTTCGCCCAGGCGCCCGTCAACAGTCAGGCATTCGTGGTCACCCCGGCACCGCTGGTGCAGGCCGATACGCTGGTGACCCCGCCGGTCTCGGTGCCGAACTTCCCGGACAATGCCCAGCTGGTGCTGGGCAGGCAGGCCATCACGCTCGGCGGCGGCGCATTGAACTATGTGCCGGTGGATGCCACAACGGGTGCGGCATTGACCGTTGCCGCCGGAGCACCGTCCGCTGCCGTCAATCCGGCTGGCGAGGAGGGCGCGGCCGGCGAAGGCAGTCAGACCGCTCCCACCGGGACCGCCCAGATCGCGGTGCCCAGTGCCAATGGCCCGCTGGACGTGTTCGTGCTGGACGGCGGGCTGAATGTCGACCCGGCCGCGCGCGACGAGCAGCGCGACCCCACCAGTTGA